The window AAGTACAGGAGAGGACCTGGTAGGGATGGATACGACAATGATGGCCATATATCAGATACTGgatatgattaaaaaaataaatgagacGGTAAGCGAATATTTGCAAAGAAGCAAAAATACTAGCCCAGGGGCGAAGAAAGCCAGTCTAAAAGTGGGCCAGGACCTTGATAAGGTAAAGGAGTTAGTGCTGAACGCAACTATGGCATATAAGACTGAAAAGAATAGACATATAGAAAGGGAAAGACTTGATGAAATTAGAGTTAGAAGACTGTTAGAAAATGCTAGCATGGGCGGAAATATCAGCAACAACAGAATGGAGAGTTACGACTACaacataaataaaagaaaaacggtAACACCGTCGGAACTGGAAACCTCCACTAAAAAGACTAGAATTTTCAATAGGGAAGCTAAACTGAAACCGACGAGAAGGAATATACAAACATTGAGAAACAGCGAAGGAGCCTCCTCGGAATCAGAGTGGGAGACGGTGCAGAAGAGAATAAAGAAAACATATAATATAGAAAGAGCGAAAACAACGACAGGGACGGATAGGATTGAAAATGAAGAGAAGACCACCAAAACTATGAGTAGTTATAAAAAACCTAATACAATGAACAAAACGAGCGAGGCGATCACGATAAAAGTAGGGAAGGAACTAACGTACGAGGATGTTACTAAAAACCTGAAAGCTAAAATGGGAAAGGATATTAAAGGAATAAAACGCATAAGGCAAACAAGAACGGGGGATATCATTGTGAAATTTGGAAACAAAGTGGATAGCACGGATTTCCATAATAAAGCCAAAACTGTGATGGGAGAAGAAACAGAAATAAGAAGGTTAGTACCTAAGACTACAATAAAGATCATGGACATTGACCCGGGAGCGGGTATTGAAGAAATAGTAGACAGAGTGTCACAAGAAACGGATATAAATAGAAATGAACTAAAGTGTAAAAGCCTAAGGAAAGCCTATATGGGCACGCAGGAGGCAATAGTGGAAGGTCCTGGTGAGTTAGGCCGCGTTCAGACTATGCAATTTAGTTGTACAGCTTTCCGTGCAACTTCAGGTCCGAATTTTTGTGTTTCTGACCGTGCCTGTACCAGGTATGCCGCCCGAAAAAGGAAATGATTTTCTCTTGTAGAAATACCAACTTCCGCATTTTTTATCAGATCTTTGCAGAAGCGACGTCAATCGATTCCTTATGTTTTTGCGATCAAAATGAACTCAAACGCGACATAAATTGGACACTAATTAACCAAGTTACGTGAAAAATCTAAATGCATAGTTAAAAGCCAATTTCGTTAAAAGTAGTCCGGTTTACGTGATAtgaggtatcattttaatcgggAGAACACCAGCAATCCATTGGTACCACTTTCATACCGATGcggtgaaaaataaagaatttgatgttttgaaaaattgacaCGGTCGGTCGGTTCGACCTTAGGCCGCCGAGCGCCTACCTGGGGCCTGTACCCGGTATGTCgtgcgaaaaagaaaatggttgttttctcttgtcGCCTAGCATTTACCAGCAGCGGTTCGATCTTTCCGACACCGGTTGCGTTTAAAAATGGGCGGGCTCTATGACAATATAACCAGCAGAGCCCACCTTCCTTTTCTTTGCAATTTTCTGTGCTGCTGGTAAATGCTAGGAgacaagagaaaacaaccattttctttttcgcacGACATACCGGGTACAGGGCCCAGGTAGGCGGCTAAGGTCGAACCGACCGACCGtgtcaatttttcaaaacatcaaattctttatttttcaccgCATCGGTATGAAAGTGGTACTAATGGATTGCTGGTGTTCTcccaattaaaatgatacccCATATCACGTAAACCGGACTACTTTTAACGAAATTGGCTTTTAACTATGCATTTAGATTTTTCACGTAACTTGGTTAATTATTGTCCAATTTATGTCGCGTTTGGGTTCATTATGATCGCAAAAACATAAGGAATCGATTGACGTCGCTTCCGCAAAGATCTGATAAAAAATGCGGAAGTTGGTATTTCTACAAGAGAAAATCATTTCCTTTTTCGGGCGGCATACCTGGTACAGGCACGACCAGAAACACAAAAATTCGGACCCGAAGTTGCACGGAAAGTTGTACAACTAAATTGCATAGTCTGAACGCGGCCTTACTGATGAAAATAAGGGACAATAAAATTAAGATAGGTTGGGTCTATTGCAGGGTCAGACAGTTACCTACTATAATGAGGTTCTATAAATGCCATAATTTTGGGCATGCGGCCGCAAGATGTGTGGCTGTAGAGGGTGATTCCGCGATATGTAGAAGGTATGGCGATAAAACTCATACGATGTCGGAATGTAAAGCAGAAAAAACAAGGTGTATACTATGCGCGGCAAAGGGATTACTGGAAAAAGACCTTAATCACATTGCAGGCACACTTAGATCTAAACAATATAAAGAAGCGATAAGCGGAGTAAAAATCGGCTAAATTCACGCTAAACGTACTACAGATCAATTTAAATAGATGCAAAGTTGCGCACGATCTTTTAAACAAGACGGTGGAGAAAAGAATGCCGGACCTTGTGTTTATGACTGAACAAAATAAGAAGATGAGTAAGAGTTACTGGTATATAGACGCAACGGGTGATGCAGCTCTTTGGATCACAAATAGTGGAATAGTGAAGGGAAGGAAAACTGACGTAGTTAAGCGTAGTATAGGCATGATAGCAattgaatataataatttattaattattagtatATATCTATCCCCAAATATTGATCCGGATACTGTAGATGAGAGGTTACATGTAGTCGCAGGATTAATTAAGCTAAAGAAATGGTCCGGAGTCCTAATAGGTGGCGACTTTAATAGTAAATTGCTAGTGTCGGGCAGTACATGGAACCCTAGAgggaaaaaattaatagaatttatgACGGGCAATAGCCTATTATCAGTATATACGGAAGGGGGAAATACTTGTATAAGAGGTGAGGAAACTAAAATAGATTTGATGTTAGTTAATACTGACCTGAATGATAAAGTAAAGAAAAGTTTCATACTACCTGATCACACGGGGTCGGATCACTTATACATGTGGCATGTGGTTGAATTACTGGTACctggaaataaaaagagaaagattagtgagggaaaaagaagtatcgatgggaaaaaatatattgaaaattttctggaAAAGTATGGGGCCCGGGAGGTAGGAGATAGTTTTCCGGGGACATGGGAAACCATACAAGATCTTAGAAAGACGATGGAAGAACTACGGGAATTAGGTACTAGATGTAGTGGGATAACGAACAGAAGACCAGGGAAGGTGCCGGTTCACTGGTGGAATTCCGATATAGCTAGACTGAGAAAGAGTGTAAATAAATGTCGTAGGGGGGTCACTGGGGCCAGAAGAAGGGGTGAGGTCGAAacggaagaaataaataaattagtaaGGGCGTATAAacaagaaaaaattgaattgaatagAACTATTAGAAGAGCGAAAAGAGAAAGCTGGGTAAAATTGATAGAGACGGTAGAGGGTGAGACACGGGGGAGGCCATATAAAGTTGTTATGAAGCAGCTCAAACCGAGCACACCTCCGGTTGTTCTTGATCTGGTACAGACTAGGGAGGTTGTAAAGGGTCTTTTTATCCTACAACCACCTGAGCATGTGGTAGATCAGGCGGTGGATGATTGTTCAAATCATAGGGATGAAGTCACGGAAATAGAAAATAACGGAAACGAAGAGGCTATTACTGAAGGCGAGGTAAAGGACGCGTGTAATATGAGTAAGGTGAGAAAAGCACCAGGCCAGGATGGTATCCCTGCGATGGCTGCCAGAGTAACGGGACTGGGGGCCGTGAAATTTTGGACAGGATTTCTAAATGGGTGCTATGAAAATGGTTACTGGCCAAATGAGTGGAAGATGACGAGACTCGTGCTACTACCAAAGGTAAAACAGAATAAAGATAGTGGtaatattcaaagaaaaataaatccatCTCAGTTTAGACCTTTGTGTATAACATCTAATGTAGCAAAAATTTTcgaatatacagagtgtcccgtAAAGAGTGTCAGTTCTTTGAGGGGGTGgtaattctgaacaacattttctttTGCGAAtaagttgtttgaagcttcgtttttgaattattaacgaaaaacactgaccaatccgagtgcgtacagcgcgcgggctcaggggcgGCAGCGTCGGCTGCGACAGCCaagcttgacgtaggtcgcgtaCGAATACTTTCGGCACCCCGTtcgcatagcacaataaaaaaattgaactggttgaacatttttagttgtttagttgtttaaaatgaatacggaacctaatctcttgttgtctgtcaaaatgtaaaaaaggaaattctaagcattctaaacaacaaataaaaatgattcaaatggtataattaataaacgtttgaattggaggttacgttaatgatgaaaaatttgaaaacaatttaaatgaaacttacccattcgttcctaaatgaacctgctacgctgaaagcaaataattcccactgaCAAACACGTGTGCAGAACAGCTGATTTCAAACTCGGGGCAATGAACtctcactgcactttcactatCACTTACGTTGTTACACTTAAGTTTGAAGAAATGGTGGCCCCGAAAGGGGCCGATTGTTTTAATGAACCAATTCATATGAATGAATTGATCTACGTTAAATAAATTGGTGGCCTCGAAAGGGGCCGATTTTTCTAATGGAGAAAGAACTCCACGCGCCCACCTTGGGCCTCCACACAGGTTGTTACTCTTTTGAGTATGTTGCTTTGCACTCGGCTTAGTGTCTCCGGAGTGATTGCTGCAACGGCACCGTGGATAAGTGCAATTGCTTCATCCCGGGAATTGATGGGGTTTCTGTATACTTCGttctgaaataattattaaaaaacataattaaatGTTCATGTTTATTGTTAAGAAGTGGCACGTATAAATAACTGTAAACGTACCTTTAAATACCcccaaaaataaaaatctaacgGATTCATATCCGGTGATCGCGGGGGCCACGGAACAGGACCACCGCGGCCAATCCACCTGTCCTGAAAGTTTGGTTTAGATGGGTCCGAACATTTGCGGCGTAATGGGTTGGCGTACCGTCGTGTTGGAAGAACATGTACCACCGAATTTCTAGTGGAATTTCTTCCAAAAGAGTCGGGAGAACATCTTCTACAAACACTGTATGTTGGGCCGTCCAATCTGTTTGGCAGAATGTACGGCCCAACAACAAAATCGCCACAAATTCCGGCCCATACATTGATTGACCAGTGGTGTTGCGCTGCTCGTGGACGAATCGCATGAGGATTCGCATCCCTCCACAGATGTGAGTTGTGAGCATTAAAGCACCCCTCCCGTGTGAAGAGGGCTTCGTCTGTCCACAAAACATACCGGCAAAACGATGGATTCCGCGCGATTTTTCCCCGCAACCACTGGGAATATTCCATCCGCCGGGGAAAATCCATCGCCTGATTTCTGAGGATTCTGTGAACTATTGTGCGGCTTACGCTGAAATGAAACAGGAATAATGCATATTAAAAGAAgagttaaaaaaaatatgaatagaaaatataaattttcatattaaaattattatacttttattataaCATTTTAATCCATTGCATATGAAAACTTACTTAGTGCGCCGGCTGACATCGCGTATACTGCGGGTGCCATCCTGATTAAATTGCTCCAGGATTTCCTCTTCCTGCAGCGGAGAAGTTCGTGTGGTGCGACCCATCTCCTTCCGCTGAGGCACCAGCGAGACAGTGGCATGTGCCCGGGAGACCAGCCTCCGGAAACACTGAGCACTTGGTGCATTTTCTGTTGTGCTATACTTTTCCCGATACCGCAGAGCCGCGAGTTCCGCGTTGCCCTCGCACTGGGCATAAACGATGAACATGTTATAATAATCTGtacgcgacctacgtcaagcccggCTGTCGCAGCCAACGCTGCCGTCCCtaagcccgcgcgctatacgcggtCGAATTGGTCAGTGTGGTCAGTATGttcaataattcaaaaacgaagcttcaaacaactttttcgcaaaggaaaatgttgttcagaatcaccccagctaccaccccctcaaaggactaacactctttacgggacaccctgtattattAAAGAGAGGCTTCTTGAAGCGATTAAAAAGAACAATATTGCGGAAAACCAGTTTGGGGAAAGGCACCGAAGTGtccccctccgattttgatgaaacttcgtaCATTTGTTAACCAGGTAAAAATAAGGAACACGTATTTTTTCATATCTGCTGAGACGCGACTTTAAGGGGTGAAACCACCCCTCAAAGTTTCGACCTGAAACTGCTATCTTGAAAACCAAAAGAGATACGTGAAGACTTCTAATGGgcggatttaatggttttttatatacaataatatggAGTTAACAGATTGTCAAAAATacaatttgtttataacaaaaaaattgtttataacattattttacaacttatttaaatttatgtgtTAACAAAAAATGTAGAGCATTTCATTCCAAATCCatttatatatatgtttatgaaATTCCCTCCTACAGTTCcgcagatttttattatttatgactCGCGCGTACGCCCGCTGAGTCAGCGCGTGATACTTTAATCGTATCTGACGTTATACACCGATGTTATTTATTCGCATAAGTGGAAAAcaactatttttataacatacaatggttaattttgttaaatttgtatcgcatgatataaaataattaaagttatacATACTCGATGGTGGATGtatgaaattgataattttaatatgcaacaagGAATTTGAATAACTTAAGGAACATAGTCGTGACAAAAATGATACTCTTCGAAGAAATGCTTCAAACATAAAGGCTTTCGGCACCAAGCACAGGTAATAATATTCACATCACCATATACGTGCCATCGTGGTTCATTATCTACAGCATAGCAGAACTCCACGGGATTTTCAAAATGAGGTGGTCTCGATGATACACATCCACTTTTATaccatgaatatttaataaagtttTCAAATCGTAGGGAAGAAAATTGATTATGAGCCAGCGACTgaagttttaaaatattgtcCCTCGTGTGGAGATTAATCTCATAATGTAATAGGATGACTGTCCGAAAACCGGCGAACAAAATTTTTCCATACACGAAATCCGTGCACGTTTAATGGTTGTAAACATTTTGTAGTCCCTGCTGGAATCGTAAATACTAGTAATTCTTTATTTTCCGGTGTAGCTTCTACAATACTACGACTACAATGTCCACTCCAAGAATCTAATAGTGAAGCAGTCTTCTCGTTTGTATTAGGAAAGTAAACTTCTTTTAACCAAATTTTAAATGTTGACGCGGTAGCCAAAATGTTCGTTGGTTTAAACATAGTCTGCTGTACCCTAGGTCCAAACTCTCCAGATGTTTCCTTTAACACGACGAAGAGAGGAGATAGCAGTTTTCCGCTTGCAGATATTGTAGGTTGTATAGTGTAGCTATGAGTAGTGGATGGAATTGACTGTATTACAGCTTCTACTTTCTTCGTACCTTTCAACGCCAAAGTTCGTCCAGAATGTAGTTCGAGGTTGAAACCACTTTGATTCGAATTATACAAATTCTCAAATCCGTAACGATCGGTATAGGATTTAACACGCTCCAGAAAATTATGAGAACTTGAAATCAGTTCTGGTTCTTTATCGATACTGGGCCTCGTCACAAACTTCGTAACTTTTCGCGATACTATGCCATatgcttttttaaattttaacagCCATGTACGGCCAGCTGTAAATGATGCTAAATCTTCTTCTAATTTTGCTTGTAACGCCCACCGTCGAATATCTATGTCATGTACTATTATATTTGACCGTATTGCTTGTATAACATTTTTGTATGTATAATCTGCAATACGCAGTAATTTATCTAAACGTGTGCCACCCATTTCGACTTGGGCAGCCCATCTGCGTAACTGCCGAATAGACTTGACCATTTTGAATCTAGATTGCACTGTTTCTAATTTCAAACGTTTTGTCTTACCACTCTTCCAGTATTCCACAGCATTTTTTCTGTATTCATAACTGGTTGGTGCTTCGGAGAGCGTACATTTTTCTAGTTGTTGATCTTGTTCCTCTTCATCAGTAAGGTCCGTTTCCGTTAGGTCCATTTCCGTTTCTTGCAGCCACTGGAAATTTACATCAGGATCTTCACCGTTTGCAAACTCTTCTTCAATGTCTAAATATGTTTCTTGTTCTATGTTGAATGTTGGATCTTCCATACGTTGCATGATTATGTCATATAAAATGTCTTTTAACTCTAACTCAGCACTGTTAACAGGCGTCACTTTTTTATCCACAGAATTAAAAGCTATGGATAATAAAGTAAACACATTTATCGGATCAATATAAACCATTGTGCAGAATAAGTTTTGGCAATAATAAACTTCTATTCGTCTCGGTAACTAAACGTCTTGAATTCAAATACTGGACAAAGTAAAAAGTCACTGCATTCACCGATTTTATATACGTATTCTGGCTCATTGCTATACGATAAATCACGTGGTCGAAGCGCGATTGGTGAGAATTCTgcatataaataacaaaaatttataagatTATACAAGCGAAGGTCACATAGGTtacaagatatttttatttttaaagtaaatgtTTCATAAACAATCGCTTTACTATTCCATTCGTTGAGTGGATACTGTAGTGGACATATGGAAAAACCTGCATCAGATAATAAACAATTAGAAGTATTTACTATCTATCTGAAAATAAACCACGTATGGCTATTATTACTTGTGCTTGGTACCGAAAGCCTTTATGTTTGAAGCATTTCTTCGATGATTATCATTTTTGTCACGAGTATGTTCCTTAAGTTATACAAATCActtgttgcatattaaaattatcaatttaatacATCTACCATCGAGTATgtataactttaattattttatatcatgcgATACAAATTTAACAAGATTAACCattgtatgttataaaaatagttgTTTTCCACTTACGCGGATAAATAATATCGGTATAACGTCAGGTACGATTAAAGTATCACGCGCTGACTCAGCGGGCATTCGCGcgagatataaataataaaaatctgcgAAACTGTAGGAGGCAATTTGGAATAAAATGCTCTATATTTTTTgtcattacataaatttaaataagttgtaaaataatgttataaacattttttttgttataaacaaatggtATTTTCGACAATCTGTTAACGccatattattgtatataaaaaaccattaaatccgcCCATTAGAAGTTTACACGTATCTtctttggttttcgagatagcaGTTTCAGGTTGAAACTTTGAGGGGTGGTTTCACCCCTTAAAGTCGCGTCTCAgccgatataaaaaaatacgtgtcccttATTTTTACCTGCTTAACAAATGTACGAAGTTTCATCTAAATCGAAGGGGGACACTTCGCGGCCTTTCCTTGCagactcaatcttttttttttggaaatacattttttcaaacttatccagttttttcaaactacttatccagaattgttaaagataatgacaaatattaaacaatactgtaactgacaaaatacatgacaagagaaacggtagaatagaaagtacttcaaaatggtatttatgtatattacagataaaaatattaaaaaaatattattgaaacatttgtaaacaagTATTAGAAATACGAACTACGAAAAGGAACTTTATAATTACTGTTTAACACTTCTGAACTTTAATTATGTgacaaaagaaaacaaaatacaTCCTTTGGTATATAGcgcattataaatataacacaATGTCGATAGAACCTCTGATatgaacataaaagaaaaaactttAATGGCGCCGATCGATATCCGAAGTGATCGTTCAATTTCGCACCGATGAACCATACATGCTAGATCGCCACGCGACAATGCTACCAACTTCACTCCCCACGCATACCGCCCGCAATGCCATCCACCGGATACATATTTTTGACAACAAGTATATTAACGATTATCATGTAggtagaagtttgaaaaaatgtatttccaaaaaaaaaaagattgaatctgagtggactcgaacctacgaaaagaagttcccagcggtttagcagtcagacgctttacgGATGTGTTGAAATATTCCATCTGTCGATGCAATGAATATCCTCGTCTATATTAACATGTGTGTGATATGTGTGATCGAGCGTTCTAGACGTCTCGAAGGCGGCGTATTTTTTTTGAAGTAGTTTCTTGTTCTTTAAATGCGTCACCGGACTGCTGCTGGCGTTGCCCGGGCCAGTCAGTCTATCGTGATCCTTCAGAGTAAAAGGATGTATCTTACAtgtattcgtttctttttcttataattaaatatatatactttcattttcttttatatcaaaCCATTTGCGATTCATTCATTTAATATACCCTAACCACAACAAGAAGGAAAGTAACAccaaagaaaagagagagaattcTCGTCTAGCGCGAAATTTTCAGCCAATCACCGCGCACGTCACGCACCCCGATTTGTCGAAACGTCCCCACGCAGAAAGTCATTCGCGCGACGAGCCCTTCAGGTGACGATCGCGATCGAAATTTTTCACTATTGGTCGATCAATTGTATAAgtacgtgacgggagcccgtgcgtccgagagacagagttatctTAGAATATCGCGTAACTTCTGCTTGgcaaagtcctccgcgtagcaaggcagagtgtcgtgaagGTGTAAATTACCGATTTCGGGAtaaagactcagagacgcgcacgttaaatcttAACACTCTTAAAATtctatccttttctctttcgattTTAACCCGTTGCTCGCGTGAATTTTTCGTATTAGCTTCATTTTCCGCGTACATTCAATCTTTTTAAATCGCGAATCGTGAATTGTCGTAGAACGGTCTCTCATTAAACGTGTTGCATTCGTCAAATTCAATTAGTCAATCGCGATAAGTGCGTGATCAACGAAAAGTTTCATCTTtactttggtgttccagatctaCAAGCGTAATTCAAGCGTCAATTCAAGCGAATAATTATTATCTTGCTTTTCTTTATGCATCTTTCTGGTGAGCCGTTGACGAATTCCATAAATGTACGACGGAGCAGTAACAATATCAATTTtgaataaatgattttatttattattttctactaACCCACTGAGTGTCTCAGTTCTTTCTCACCCTTCTGTACAATTAGTTGCAACCACTTCTTGTTGTATGGAGCACGGTTACACTATGAAACCGCAACTTAAGACCTACTCTATCGATTCGACCTTGTGCATGATCGTTTCGCCATGACGTTAGCTTTGCTTTACTCGGCTCATGATCAGTTGTATATCACTTTAATAGTATTTCCTAAGAACGAGAAGTTTTAACTGGCAACGCAGAGCAAACAAATAATAATTGACACCTTactattaattgtatagtacCTGTCGAacgtttaaattttaatcttaaattataTGAGTTCAAAGTACTTAACTTCTATGAATCCGCCCACTTCTTCCTTGGTCGGCAGTAGTGGGTCGGAGGAGTTCTCCTTTGGCGGAAACAAGGTGTCTGTTGGATGATCCTTTTCAAGACTTTCGATAAAGGATTGATCTTTTCGATAAGTTAAAATTTTGACTCTGATCTTGCTTTGTCCAAGGCTCGGACAAGAATGCTGGTCCTCTCGACGTCAGCTCTTTTAAATCGTTCCCCTTTTGGTTTCAGATCTCGGGTTTTCTAAACAATCGAGAGCGATAAGACCGGGTGACGATTCGGGGAAGGATCGTGATTATTTAACGTGCCGAAAGGATGTTTGGGATATATCGAAGCCGGTTTGATAAATAATCAATCGAGATTAGTATGGTGTTGAATAAAGAGTTTATTTCGTGATATTATGGAAGGGAAAAAGCTCGAAGGCATAAAAAACTCTTGATGTTATTTGATAAAGGGGAAAAGCCTGAAGGCATAAAAAGCCTTTGAAATTTGAGTTGTATGAATTGATACTATGTGTGTGAGTGTGCCGCGTGTGATATAGATGATATCGTGTACACGAAAGTCGGGCGCCCATTAGCGATTTATTAATCGCGTGATACCGGCTTTTTCGGGAAACAATTCCCGTAGGAGTCTCCTGCGCAGAGAGGCGTCCAATCATGATGATACGGAAACCAGGTTCCGTTGGAGTCTCCTGAATAGGGAGACGTCCAGACGTCGCGTCGTCAGAGACGTTAGATGATGTTTGATTGTTGCCGGCAGGGCCCTGGGCGTGATGATAATGCATGGTAGTGAATTTACGTAATCGTGGGAAAAAAACTATTGAAAACCAACTACGCGATACAAAATGAAAACCGTTCGACCGATCGCGACCGAAGTGCGTTGACGACTGTTTTATTAAGGCAAAGGCGACACCCCTTCCCTCCAAACGTTCCGACGTTATCTATTTCTCAGAAACGAACTTTCGGGTGGTCCATGTCGTGCacgttttataaacattttttaatgaacGCTCAGACAGTTCAATTATATTGACTAGTCCGGAAAACCCACTAAGATGTAtctttaccgctcgaggtacacTAATCAAGTTccgagacctaatactaacattTCCAGCGGCTACCTTcattagccatacgtaggttcatCTCCGCGTCTACTTCCTTtggctcccagtgttaataacagtACTGGTTAAGCCATTAACAATACCATAACcgaaattaagccccggctacgcagccatcccctccggctcgtaaca is drawn from Osmia lignaria lignaria isolate PbOS001 chromosome 14, iyOsmLign1, whole genome shotgun sequence and contains these coding sequences:
- the LOC117610648 gene encoding uncharacterized protein LOC117610648, which codes for MVYIDPINVFTLLSIAFNSVDKKVTPVNSAELELKDILYDIIMQRMEDPTFNIEQETYLDIEEEFANGEDPDVNFQWLQETEMDLTETDLTDEEEQDQQLEKCTLSEAPTSYEYRKNAVEYWKSGTSNSTTCHMYK